Proteins from a genomic interval of Liolophura sinensis isolate JHLJ2023 chromosome 3, CUHK_Ljap_v2, whole genome shotgun sequence:
- the LOC135464151 gene encoding tRNA-uridine aminocarboxypropyltransferase 1-like isoform X1, with translation MLLSFEPPISMTCEDASDRHDNEFHSLRTQPREFLDQIKGRSLCPKCGKSRKFYCYTCYILMEDVKTKLKQVKLPVKVDIIKHPNEVDGKSTAPHARVISPDDVTIYTYPCIPDYDKEKVILVFPSEESVTLNQLKVPKIQVEKSVNSSISTSETDRNSGVAHQVLNETSDERKSTGVHQDCKTEPDLNDLCSTGQSDCDRKRKTSISASEGCGHDSEEKQIKLDERGSIAKVIGHGAEFDNSDVSQCHPSFDRVIFIDSTWLQSKKIFSDERLKGIRQVEIKTRLTKYWRPQGNHPDTYLATIEAIYYFCVDFHKVFISDDYAGDYDNLLFFFLYTYDKVKLSKNSKKACKR, from the exons ATGCTTTTGAG TTTTGAACCACCAATCAGCATGACTTGTGAAGACGCCAGTGATCGTCATGACAACGAGTTTCATTCTCTGAGAACTCAGCCCAGAGAATTCCTGGATCAGAtcaaggggagatcactctgtCCAAAATGTGGAAAATCTAGGAAGTTTTATTGTTACACTTGCTATATCCTCATGGAAGATGtcaaaacaaagttaaaacaAGTAAAG CTACCGGTTAAAGTGGATATCATCAAGCATCCAAATGAGGTGGATGGCAAGAGTACAGCTCCCCACgccagagttatctcccctgatgaTGTGACCATCTACACATACCCTTGTATTCCTGATTACGACAAGGAGAAG GTGATTCTAGTGTTTCCCAGTGAGGAATCTGTGACCTTGAATCAGCTGAAGGTACCTAAAATACAGGTGGAGAAATCTGTGAACAGTTCGATCAGCACAAGTGAAACAGACCGAAACTCAGGCGTGGCACATCAAGTTTTAAATGAAACTTCTGACGAGAGAAAATCTACTGGTGTGCATCAGGACTGCAAAACAGAACCTGACTTGAATGATTTGTGTAGTACAGGCCAAAGTGATTGTGATCGAAAGCGGAAAACATCAATATCCGCAAGTGAAGGTTGTGGACACGATAGCGAAGAGAAACAAATAAAGCTGGATGAAAGAGGCAGTATAGCAAAGGTCATAGGTCACGGAGCAGAGTTTGACAATTCGGATGTGTCACAGTGTCATCCATCCTTTGATCGGGTCATCTTTATCGACAGCACATGGCTGCAATCTAAGAAGATTTTCAGCGATGAGAGACTGAAAG GTATACGACAGGTGGAGATCAAGACAAGGCTGACCAAGTACTGGCGACCACAAGGCAACCACCCAGACACCTATTTGGCGACCATCGAGGCCATATACTACTTTTGTGTGGACTTTCATAAAGTGTTTATTTCAGACGATTATGCAGGAGACTATGATAATCTGCTCTTCTTCTTTCTTTATACATACGACAAAGTGAAGTTATCCAAGAACAGCAAAAAAGCATGCAAAAGATAG
- the LOC135464151 gene encoding tRNA-uridine aminocarboxypropyltransferase 1-like isoform X2, with translation MTCEDASDRHDNEFHSLRTQPREFLDQIKGRSLCPKCGKSRKFYCYTCYILMEDVKTKLKQVKLPVKVDIIKHPNEVDGKSTAPHARVISPDDVTIYTYPCIPDYDKEKVILVFPSEESVTLNQLKVPKIQVEKSVNSSISTSETDRNSGVAHQVLNETSDERKSTGVHQDCKTEPDLNDLCSTGQSDCDRKRKTSISASEGCGHDSEEKQIKLDERGSIAKVIGHGAEFDNSDVSQCHPSFDRVIFIDSTWLQSKKIFSDERLKGIRQVEIKTRLTKYWRPQGNHPDTYLATIEAIYYFCVDFHKVFISDDYAGDYDNLLFFFLYTYDKVKLSKNSKKACKR, from the exons ATGACTTGTGAAGACGCCAGTGATCGTCATGACAACGAGTTTCATTCTCTGAGAACTCAGCCCAGAGAATTCCTGGATCAGAtcaaggggagatcactctgtCCAAAATGTGGAAAATCTAGGAAGTTTTATTGTTACACTTGCTATATCCTCATGGAAGATGtcaaaacaaagttaaaacaAGTAAAG CTACCGGTTAAAGTGGATATCATCAAGCATCCAAATGAGGTGGATGGCAAGAGTACAGCTCCCCACgccagagttatctcccctgatgaTGTGACCATCTACACATACCCTTGTATTCCTGATTACGACAAGGAGAAG GTGATTCTAGTGTTTCCCAGTGAGGAATCTGTGACCTTGAATCAGCTGAAGGTACCTAAAATACAGGTGGAGAAATCTGTGAACAGTTCGATCAGCACAAGTGAAACAGACCGAAACTCAGGCGTGGCACATCAAGTTTTAAATGAAACTTCTGACGAGAGAAAATCTACTGGTGTGCATCAGGACTGCAAAACAGAACCTGACTTGAATGATTTGTGTAGTACAGGCCAAAGTGATTGTGATCGAAAGCGGAAAACATCAATATCCGCAAGTGAAGGTTGTGGACACGATAGCGAAGAGAAACAAATAAAGCTGGATGAAAGAGGCAGTATAGCAAAGGTCATAGGTCACGGAGCAGAGTTTGACAATTCGGATGTGTCACAGTGTCATCCATCCTTTGATCGGGTCATCTTTATCGACAGCACATGGCTGCAATCTAAGAAGATTTTCAGCGATGAGAGACTGAAAG GTATACGACAGGTGGAGATCAAGACAAGGCTGACCAAGTACTGGCGACCACAAGGCAACCACCCAGACACCTATTTGGCGACCATCGAGGCCATATACTACTTTTGTGTGGACTTTCATAAAGTGTTTATTTCAGACGATTATGCAGGAGACTATGATAATCTGCTCTTCTTCTTTCTTTATACATACGACAAAGTGAAGTTATCCAAGAACAGCAAAAAAGCATGCAAAAGATAG